TCTCCAACTCGATGGTGCGCTACACTCCACCCGTGATATTTTCATGAGCAAAGCAATTTTGTTACTCCTTGGCAAGAATGCAGTTACCCAAATGATGCTCAAATCTCCTCGTCCAGCACGGCGAGTGGGCGGAGGCAGAACACCATCCTGGTGAAGGTTCCAGTCCCAGAGGACAGCCAGGAGGATGCAGAGAGCGGGTCAGAGGCCAGCGACTCCGTGTCTAACAGCGGACAGGCCGGCAGTCAGAACGCCAACAACGTCACCGTCATCACGCTCAACTCTGAAGGTACACACCAGGATTCATTCTTattctttattatattttctttctttattttgacagatttagttattatttcatgtatttatttattcagttatgaTTGTGACACTTGATATGCAGATATTCCCCAaaatgcgcgcgcacacacacacacacacacacgcccaaacacagacacgcacattcTCTCACTCGCTTGAATGCAaacgtacactcacacatgcattcacacactcaaGCATGCTCTGCAGTAATGCGCACACTTCCCCATTGTTGGGAATCTTCTCCCTTTGTGGAACCAAGTCAGGACTGGTGAAGTAACACACTGATGACCACTTTCCAATTGAAAAGTTTTATTACGATGCCCAAAGGGAGACTCGCCATGGTGCATCAGCTAGCGTTCGGTCCGAATCCCAACAAGACAGCCGCTAGTGAGGGTTTGAGTGAACTGGTTAGAGGTGTGATAATTGCCAAGTGTGAACGTTCCCAGGAAGGTATATATATTGCACCCAGAATTGCCGGGGACACCCATTTGCTCTGCTGCCGGTGATACCCCTTTGATCTGCGGCTATTGTACATTCTTACAAACAATGATTGAACTCTATATGTGGCCATCTGTCCCTAGCAGTGGGAAGCTGttgcagagtgagtgtgtgtgtatgtgtgtgtgtgaatgtgtagtTGAATGAagttaaaacagaaaaacaacttGATCAGACTAAAACAATCAATGAggtttataataaatataacctTAATTGTTCAAACCTATCAACACTGCTCATACAGCAATCTCACAATCCCGATTTCAGCTTTTGAGTGTTCGCAAGTTTATGcgagtgtgtgctgtatgtgtgagcacgtgtttgtatgtgcgtgtgttagaCAGCGTGTGTAAAGCCCTATAGGTCAGTGTTTATTCCCCTTGCACAGAGGACTACCCTCTGGGCACCTGGCTGGGCGATGAGAATAATGTGGAAATGCGGGTGAGGTGCCCGGTGTCACCCGCCGACATGCTGCACATCAGCACCAACTGCCGCACGGCGGAGAAGATGGCGCTGACCCTGCTGGACTACCTGTTCCACCGCGAGATCCAGGCCGTGTCCAACCTGTCTGGACAGGGCAAGCACGGCAAGAGACAGCTGGACCCCCTCATGATCTACGGCATCCGCTGTGAGTgagcactgcccccccccccccgccgatcCCACGCCCCACGGCCTTGCTCCCACCAtctcacccccacaccccccttctCTGCTCAGGCCACCTCTTCCACAAGTTTGGCATCACTGAGTCGGACTGGTACCGGATAAAGCAGAGCATCGATTCCAAGTGCCGCACGGCGTGGCGTCGCAAGCAGCGAGGCCAGAGTCTGGCGGTCAAGAGCTTCTCCCGGAGGACCCCCGCCTCCCAGAACTCAGGTAACCCCCCTGCacctgcctcctgctcctcaggAACCACACACCCTTCAGGTACCACACTACTCTTACTCCTCAGGTACCACACTACGCTTACTCCTCAGGtaccacacactcctgctcctCAGGtaccacacactcctgctcctCAGGAACCACACACCCTTCAGGTACCACACTACTCTTACTCCTCAGGTACCACACTACGCTTACTTCTCAGGtaccacacactcctgctcctCAGGAACCACACACCCTTCAGGTACCACACTACTCTTACTCCTCAGGtaccacacactcctgctcctCAGGtaccacacactcctgctcctCAGGAACCACACACCCTTCAGGTACCACACTACTCTTACTCCTCAGGTACCACACTACGCTTACTCCTCAGGtaccacacactcctgctcctCAGGAACCACACACCCTTCAGGTACCACACTACTCTTACTCCTCAGGTACCACACTACGCTTACTTCTCAGGTACCACACTACTCCTGCTCCTCGGGTACCAAACATTCCTCAGGTACCACACACTTGCCTGTGAGCCTGCAGGCAGCCACATCAGCACTACAGGTGTCCTTCTCATTGGTTGGATTCATTTGCAAACGGGTGTCTTTTTGAGCGTTTTCAGTTTGAGGTGTGTGGGCATCACCGATTGTTTTGTGTGGACTTCTCCGCTTCCTCACAAGACTGAGCTACAAACTTGtgtaattcatttattgatCAGTGTAATTTCTGTGTTACTCCAGAAGGGGGCAGTGCAGCAGAGACATCCCCAACTGAGAGCTCCTCACAGCAGACCCTACACTACACTCTGGCCAACAGTCAGCAGCTACACATCCACCGCATCGCCGAGGATGGACAGGTGCAGGTGGTGAgtttattatacatatttacCTGATTTACCCACCTGACTCCTAACTGTCTGTCACATTAACAGAGGGGTCCGCACTGGTGGGCCACACTaagatttgtttaatttgtttaatctctctctttctctctctctctcagatcccACAGGGACACCTGCATATCACACAGGTACCCCAGGGGGAGCAGGTTCAGATCACGCAGGACAGTGAGGTGAGCTCTCCCATCCCCAgtgcgcacgcgtgtgcatgCTGaacagtgtgtgcttgtgtcgtCGTCTTTGCTGGTTTGTATCGTTGTCTTTGTGCGTGCGCTTGTCGTAcgccgtgtgtgtgttgtagacTGCATGTGTAATGTTTGTTTCCCCCCTCAGGGCAATCTGCAGATCCACCAGGTTCATGTTGGGCAGGATGGACAGGTAGGAGCCCCGTATCACAGCGCTGTACAGGACGCACCCTCATTCCCCAGCCCCGTTATCAGCTGCAGTAGCTGGAGATcaggaaacacacactgtcttcATATGCAAAGTGAAGTCATACCTGTTTTTGCTCAGTGCTCTGGTTTGCAGAGCCACATTCATTATAGTTGGAGCCAAGCTTTCTCTATAGATTTCCTCTCACATATCCAGCGCGTAGATTTCTTAAATTAAAAGGATTTACATAATCTACTACTGTACAGATGGGAAGCCCTTCTGTTCTCAAACACATAAATGTATTTGAGGTGCTTAGCAAAAGCAGCAAGGACTGTTCACTCTACACATCGAACATTAGACATTGCTTGTTTACGCTCAAATCCGACACAGCTGACATATCAGATTTCTGTATATCTGATTTATGTGGTCGTCAGTTCGCATGTGATTTATATTGGACGGATTCAGTCACGTTGGCATATCACTTAGTTGTTGCATGAAGATTGTGCTGGTGTCCTGTCCAACCTGACAGCCATATCTACCGCAGGGTGTCCTGTGACTCTTTCTTATTATGGGATGCTGTTTCTCAGTAGAATGGTGGTGTGAGGAGAAGGTGCATGCTTGGACATTTGCATTAAATCTAAAACTGGAAGTATTAGATCTAGACTTTCTCCAGAGGGGGTATGACATTTCCTGTGTTCAGACCACAATCATTAAATGCAACACTGCTGATTTGTCAATAAATTGTACTGCTTGAACAGTGATTATAGACAACTAAGCATGTGACATAGGCTCTGTTCAATTATTGTGTTATTTCAGTAATTATCTTGAATGCTTAAATCTGAAGCTCTACTGAATAATAAGATTGTGGACTGAAAATCTCTTAACTGGCAGTtagataatgaaaataaaatgcctCTGAAAATACAACCATACACAATGACTGAGTTTAATAGCAGTCATGATGAGTTGCTTAGAGCTATTAGTACTGTCTGAATCAAAAAAGTCTACATTGACCAGATATTTGCAAGTTTTTGTATGAATGAGCAACCAGTCAATATGAGAGCTTCAGGAAACATAAAATGTACTATTTATACagattccagaattttaaaatgggaaatcTGAAAAAGAGTTTTTGTCAACTCTGAGAGGCTGTGTTAGCAAGGTGGTGTGGCATGGGTCTGCCCCAGAGGACGGTATTCACTAGACATATGCTTGGTGAATTACTAGGATGCTGTGTATTGTATCTGTGTCTTGTAATGAGTTGCAGTTTACTTGCCTATTGTACAATTGAGTGGACTTGAAGTTGATATTGCTGAAGAAttcaccagggggcagcagagtcGCAGCAAACTGagcacctctctctttctctttctacaCTTCtacatttcagttaaatttCAAAACTTATTGGCATGATGTATTTGAATACGTGCCAAATTTCAAATCACTAATTGGCttgatatattttaatatagtGCCAAAggtttaaaataacacaaacatcaatgttgtttttttgaaaatagtAGTCCAAAAGATTATTTCCCACATGGTAGATATGAAATAAAtggatttgaaaaaatgtttttggataTTTGTTGGTGTGCAGCTCAGACCTGTTGCATTCTAGGTAGAATACatctcagctcagctcagctcagaagATGAAATCTTCAGCAAAGTGGCTGGTTAAATGTAAGCATTTGGTGTATGTCATTAATTTTAAAGGTATTTGGTGGAAAGTTCAATTTCTTTTGCTCTACAATGCTATTGTTATTCACATTTAACTGTGAAGTGGGCTACTTTGTAAATACTCATGTAATGTCTGTCAGAGAGAGGACTGTATTGCCACCCCTCACTGTACTTAACACATCAGTTCATATTTATCATTCCAAAAGATCAATTGCATTTAGTTCATTTTAGAGTTACATTTAAAGTGGTCAGGTTATCACATGCATTATGAGGGTTTATAGGCCTttgaaatacccccccccccccccaaaatgttttttaaaaaaatccgtttctctttctccctcctaaGCTGGTTGAAGAAGCAAGGTGTTTCTTCAGTTTTTAGCTGTAAAATGTAACGTATTTCTATGGGTCTGATCTTTGGGCTTGAGAAGGCTTTAAATGGGTTTTGTTGGATTGTAATACTTGTGTGCTGTCTCCTCTATCTGCCGGTCTCATAGGCGTTAGTGCAGGGTGAGTCATTTCCGCAGCGCAACGCTATTCTCATGAACTCAGATCAGTTCCTGCCCACATAAACGCACAAACTCCGGATCCGGTTTTATATAGTTAAGGGTTTAAGTGATAATGTCAAATAGGTTTTGTCCGAGTGGCTCGGGGATTTGGCGACTAATCCCTCCTACTCCTTTCAGCCGCATGCGAGCCTCACAGTATTCATATCACCCCACTACACGAGAAAGAgcagagcatgtgtgtttgagtgagtgtgagtctgtatgtgtgtgtttgagtgagtgtgagtctgtatgtgtgtgtttgagtgagtgtgagtctgtatgtgtgtgtttgagtgagtgtgagtctgtatgtgtgtgtttgagtgagtgtgaatctgtacgtgtgtgtttgagtgagtgtgagtctgtacatgtgtgtttgtgtgagatcGGTAGTCTCACCCATGCATCTGCCAAAATAAGCACACAACAAATCCTAAACTAACATTCATGAAGGACTATTTTTAGTTTCTCTTAAgtggtgttgggggaggggaaatGTATGACACCATAAAGTCGGTgtattctgaaattaaattatgtttcaaaaTTAGAGGAAAAAGAACATAATTATCCACTCGTTGGAGTTTAACACTGTTcaaaatctgtaaaaataaattagctgCTTTGTTTGAAGTCTGCGATCCCTGGACAATTTTCTTGACACTGAAGTCAAATTCCTTCTCTAGAGACAAGCAGATCCTACTGGCATCCACTGATTGGAGATTTCAGTAGTAAACATAATAATGGTTTATAGTAAATCAGGTAACTCATTTAAACTTTCCTCTTGGCAGCAATTCCCAAGAGCACAGCAGGGTCAGACTCTGCGTGCCTGGGAGAAGTTAGGCTTGGCAGTACTTGTATTACAGCACGAAGAGACCAAGCTCAGCAATTTAACTTTATACCCATTACAATTGCTAAAAGTAGCCTTTTTCTCACTGTTGCATTGAGAGTAGAATTACCCTTCCTTCAGCTGTGAGAAACGGCTCCTCTGTGTcctcacctgtgcaggtgctgCGGGGAGCTCAGCTCATCGCCGTGGCGTCGGCGGATCCCGGGGCGACGGGAGTGGAGGGCTCGCCGCTGCAGGCCAGTGACATCCAGGTGCAGTACGTGCAGCTGGCCCCAGTCACCGAGCCCGCCCCCGCTGTGCAGGTGAGGCGCCAGGGACGCCACCGTCACCCGACGCATCCGAGATAGCCCCCACCGCAACCGAGGCTTACTGTTGAAATAGAAATAACCTGTAACCTTATTTTGTGCAAACGCAGttttcagctgtgtgttttgtgtatgtgctggTACTTCcgtgtgtgtttaaatgagtgtgtgtgtgtctgtgtgtgtgtgtttatagtacAGTATATAGCGCGTGCATGtgtaattctgtttgttttgtggcaGTTTATTTTAATGGTCAGGGAACACAGACTTTCTGCTCCAAGGTTGAGGCTTCATTCCCAGGtggagcactgctgttgtaccctcgagcaagaATTGCGTCAgcaaaatatccagctgcataaattgaTTGCATGTAAAGACTGTAAACTGTATTAGTTGCTAATGCAGTTTACAGTcaagcatctgctgaatgcataaaatgtatatataatgtgtatCAGTgttgaatctctctctctctctcgctcgcatGCTCGCTCACAGGGCACAGGGCCACTAGCCACCCCCTTGCAGACGGATATGGAGGTGAAACACGAAGCCATCCAAGCGCAGCAGGGCGAGAACGGAGAAGTGGTTCAGCTGCAGATGCCCGTCAACACTGTGGGCACCTGAGGGGCAGAGCCACGCCAAACTTCCTGTCTGCAGTGACTGACACTCATAAGGACACGCCCCCCACAGGAAGCGAGGCTGatctgtgatgtttttttatacaaacagaAGGGCTGAATTGATGAAAGGGTATTTATCAAAGGGCATTTTTGCCCGGGTTTCTGAGCTATGAGCTCAAGCTGGAGGTCAGGAGGAGCAGAGTCCCGAGAACGTGAGAGCCTCGAGGCCGTGACCCTTTCGGCTGCTCTCACGGCACCAACACACGGCACCAGTGTGGCTGCAGCACATCATGGCAGTGACACTTTAACGGAATCATTGAAACATGCACCTGAGCATCCTCAGCGCTCCCGAACTGCACATGTGCTTTTCCCTTTCGTCCTGAGCACATTCTGACTGCTTCTTTAGCGCAGCTGAATTTGCTCTTGACTAACTCGGCCAAACTGCCCCCTTCCCGAATCTTGCAAGACCTGCAGTCTTCTAAGGCCTTCACAGTGTGGAGCCCAGCCTCCTGAGGAGAGCTATTTATAATGTAGTATGATTTGAGGGTCTTTTCTTCTGAGAAACTTTTAAATTGACCTTTTCATCCCTCCTAGTTTTCAGCCCCCTTGCCCCTCTTTCCTGGTAGCTCAAATagcttctttttgtttgttagttatTCATACCAGGCTTTCACCACGCCTCAGAATTGGTGGAGCTTTTGTAGAAGGCAGTTTACCGAGACACACCAGCGCGTGACAATGAACTTACCAAATATGGAggcaaaaagtttttttcttttctggtgtCGTTTCTGTTAAGAGATTTATTCACTTGAATAAAAAGTTCATTGTTGCCAAGAAACAAGCAGgatatctttttct
Above is a genomic segment from Anguilla rostrata isolate EN2019 chromosome 16, ASM1855537v3, whole genome shotgun sequence containing:
- the banp gene encoding protein BANP isoform X1, with product MMSEQDLVEMVQIAVEDLNQEDHSAVLDVDDKPDRKRQRVEITSQDGSLKSLLFSITQTICQRLDGIEAKLQALEEKLDVVVNKNQGPIQVPMVAGSPLGATQTWNKVRCVVPETNVIVSSERPKGVTPEEINTRGAESLENLLSNTASGRRQNTILVKVPVPEDSQEDAESGSEASDSVSNSGQAGSQNANNVTVITLNSEEDYPLGTWLGDENNVEMRVRCPVSPADMLHISTNCRTAEKMALTLLDYLFHREIQAVSNLSGQGKHGKRQLDPLMIYGIRCHLFHKFGITESDWYRIKQSIDSKCRTAWRRKQRGQSLAVKSFSRRTPASQNSEGGSAAETSPTESSSQQTLHYTLANSQQLHIHRIAEDGQVQVIPQGHLHITQVPQGEQVQITQDSEGNLQIHQVHVGQDGQVLRGAQLIAVASADPGATGVEGSPLQASDIQVQYVQLAPVTEPAPAVQGTGPLATPLQTDMEVKHEAIQAQQGENGEVVQLQMPVNTVGT
- the banp gene encoding protein BANP isoform X2, producing MMSEQDLVEMVQIAVEDLNQEDHSAVLDVDDKPDRKRQRVEITSQDGSLKSLLFSITQTICQRLDGIEAKLQALEEKLDVVVNKNQGPIQVPMVAGSPLGATQTWNKVRCVVPETNVIVSSERPKGVTPEEINTRGAESLENLLSNTASGRRQNTILVKVPVPEDSQEDAESGSEASDSVSNSGQAGSQNANNVTVITLNSEEDYPLGTWLGDENNVEMRVRCPVSPADMLHISTNCRTAEKMALTLLDYLFHREIQAVSNLSGQGKHGKRQLDPLMIYGIRCHLFHKFGITESDWYRIKQSIDSKCRTAWRRKQRGQSLAVKSFSRRTPASQNSEGGSAAETSPTESSSQQTLHYTLANSQQLHIHRIAEDGQVQIPQGHLHITQVPQGEQVQITQDSEGNLQIHQVHVGQDGQVLRGAQLIAVASADPGATGVEGSPLQASDIQVQYVQLAPVTEPAPAVQGTGPLATPLQTDMEVKHEAIQAQQGENGEVVQLQMPVNTVGT
- the banp gene encoding protein BANP isoform X3, encoding MMSEQDLVEMVQIAVEDLNQEDHSAVLDVDDKPDRKRQRVEITSQDGSLKSLLFSITQTICQRLDGIEAKLQALEEKLDVVVNKNQGPIQVPMVAGSPLGATQTWNKVRCVVPETNVIVSSERPKGVTPEEINTRGAESLENLLSNTASGRRQNTILVKVPVPEDSQEDAESGSEASDSVSNSGQAGSQNANNVTVITLNSEEDYPLGTWLGDENNVEMRVRCPVSPADMLHISTNCRTAEKMALTLLDYLFHREIQAVSNLSGQGKHGKRQLDPLMIYGIRCHLFHKFGITESDWYRIKQSIDSKCRTAWRRKQRGQSLAVKSFSRRTPASQNSEGGSAAETSPTESSSQQTLHYTLANSQQLHIHRIAEDGQVQVIPQGHLHITQVPQGEQVQITQDSEGNLQIHQVHVGQDGQVEYISAQLSSEDEIFSKVAG